In Mycteria americana isolate JAX WOST 10 ecotype Jacksonville Zoo and Gardens chromosome 5, USCA_MyAme_1.0, whole genome shotgun sequence, one DNA window encodes the following:
- the KLHDC2 gene encoding kelch domain-containing protein 2: MADDNEDLQADEELPAPAEDSFEQLGNDSPAERSGHVAVTDGRCMYVWGGYKNGQVRGFYDFYLPRDEIWIYNMETGRWKKSKTEGDVPPSMSGSCAVCVDRVVYLFGGHHARGNTNKFYMLNSRSTDKVLQWVRVECQGVPPSSKDKLGVWVYKNKLIFFGGYGYFPEGKQRGTFEFDETSFWNSGLPRGWNDHVHVLDTETFTWSQPITTGKTPSPRAAHACATVGNRGYVFGGRYRESRMNDLYYLNLDTWEWNEIITQGICPVGRSWHSLTPISSDHLFLFGGFTTDKQPLSDAWIYCISKNEWIQFEHNYSEKPRLWHTACASEEGEVIVFGGCANNLLAHSKAAHSNEILVFSLQPRSLVRLCLEAVICFKEMLASSWNCLPKHLLHSVNQRFGSNNTSGS; the protein is encoded by the exons ATGGCCGATGATAACGAAGACCTGCAGGCAGATGAAGAGCTCCCGGCTCCAGCTGAGGACAGCTTTGAGCAGCTGGGGAATGATAGCCCTGCGGAGCGCAGCGGGCACGTGGCAGTCACTGATGGACGCTGCATGTATGTCTGGGGAGGCTATAAG AATGGCCAAGTTAGGGGATTTTATGACTTCTATCTGCCTAGAGATGAAATATGGATCTACAACATGGAAACTGGAAGATG GAAGAAGAGTAAAACAGAGGGAGATGTTCCACCTTCCATGTCTGGAAGTTGTGCCGTGTGTGTAGACAGAGTGGTGTACCTATTTGGAGGACATCATGCACGTGGCAATACAAACAAG ttcTACATGTTAAATTCCAGATCCACGGACAAAGTGCTGCAGTGGGTCAGAGTAGAGTGTCAGGGGGTACCCCCTTCATCAAAGGACAAACTTGGCGTTTGGGTTTACAAAAACAA GCTAATATTTTTTGGAGGCTATGGTTATTTTCCTGAAGGGAAACAACGGGGGACTTTTGAATTTGATGAAACCTCTTTTTGG aattcaggTCTTCCTAGAGGGTGGAATGACCACGTGCATGTTCTGGACACTGAAACTTTTACTTGGAGCCAGCCTATAACTACG GGTAAAACTCCATCACCGCGAGCAGCTCACGCCTGTGCTACAGTTGGGAACAGAGGCTACGTGTTTGGTGGCAGATACAGA GAGTCCAGAATGAATGATCTTTACTATCTGAATTTGGATACGTGGGAGTGGAATGAAAT AATCACGCAAGGCATTTGCCCAGTTGGCCGATCATGGCATTCTTTAACACCAATTTCCTCAGATCACCTCTTTCTCTTTGGAGGATTCACCACTGACAAGCAGCCATTAA gtGATGCTTGGATTTATTGTATCAGCAAGAACGAGTGGATACAGTTTGAGCACAACTATTCTGAAAAACCAAG GCTGTGGCACACCGCTTGTGCAAGCGAAGAGGGAGAGGTGATCGTCTTTGGGGGCTGCGCCAACAACTTACTTGCCCATTCTAAAGCT gctCACAGTAATGAAATACTCGTGTTCTCTCTACAACCAAGATCTCTCGTAAG GCTGTGCCTCGAAGCAGTCATTTGCTTTAAGGAGATGCTGGCCAGTTCCTGGAATTGCCTCCCCAAGCACTTGCTGCACAGCGTCAATCAGCGGTTTGGAAGCAACAACACCTCGGGCTCCTGA